The sequence below is a genomic window from Rudanella lutea DSM 19387.
GCATCGAGAAACGTATCCCGTTTTCGCTCATAAAATGCCGATAGGCTCTGGTAGTGTTCGGGCTGTTGCAGGTACCGCGCGAGGGCGTACTGCATGGGTGTCGGGACGCTGAACGTCACAAACTGATGAATCTTCCGAAAAGCGGCTGTCAGCGCTTTGGGGGCGAGGCAGTACCCAATTTTCCAGCCCGTTACGTGGAATGTTTTGCCGAATGACCCGCACACAAACGTCCGCTCGCGCAGGATAGGGTGGGTCATGAGCGAATGATGTTGCCGACCGGCGCCGACCTGCCGGTCGAACACGATATGCTCGTACACCTCGTCGCTAATAACCAATAAGTTGTGGGCTTCGACGATGGCTGCCAGCTGATCCACGTCATCGCGGGTCCAGACGCGCCCCGTGGGGTTATGGGGCGTATTGACCATAATGAGCCGGGTGCGCGGGGTAATTTTCGCCCGAACGGCATCCCAGTCGATGGCATAATGGGGTGGAGCCAGCGACACGTACACCGGCACCCCGCCATTTAGTTCGATGGCCGGTACGTAACTGTCGTAAGCAGGTTCGAATACAATCACCTCATCGGGACCACCGCCCGCACCGTTGGCTTGTACCACCGTTGAGATGGCTACGGAGAGCGCTTCGGTCGCACCCGAAGTCACCGTGATTTCGTCGGCAGGGTGGTAAGCAACCCCGTAATCGGCCTGTACCTTAGTCGCAATAGCCTCGCGGAGATCGGGCACGCCCGGCATGGGAGCATACTGATTATGGTTCTGGGCCATAGCCTCGGTTACCAGGGCCAGCAGGGCCGGGTCGGCCGGGAAACTCGGAAACCCTTGTGACAGGTTGAGGGCACCTGTCTGGGTAGCCAGTGCCGACATTACGGTGAAAATGGTGGTGCCCACGTTGGGCAGTTTGTCGGGTAGGGTGGGCAGGGGGCCGTTAGCGAGCATGGCGAATCAGAACGACTTTTTTCCCTGTTTCAACATGCAGAACTTCTTTCGATATGGCCGGCTTCACGGCCCTGAACCCAGCAACAGCCACTAAGGCAATTACCCACAGCAAGACAAACAGGCGGGCAAATGGATTCAGCGGGGCGGTTTGTTTTTCGATCAGTTCCATAAACAGGCAGTAACGATGGGCGACACGCGTACGGTCACAGGGTGATTGGTATTGTCCCTATTCCAGATAGAGTATTAGTATTTATAGTCTATTGAAATAGTATTCTATGGCAAAGAAACGGGTTTTCTGGTATTGTTCATGCCTATAAGGTCTTAAAATGTGAGTAAATACTGAGTGACTTGAGTAAGTGGCGGAAAGTGTTTGGGAGTAAGGCAAAAAAAATCGCAAAAAAGTGATACGTCATATACATCGTATTACACTTCTTCTATTTTTGCGAATCCTAAGTTTTAACCTTGCTTTAACCACACTTTTGAAACGTATCCGCTACCTCACCATTCGGTTCGATGCATCAATCGACCGTAACGAACTTTCTGCTTTTCGGGGTGCTATTGCTACTGCTGTTGGCCCTGACTATACACTCTTCCATAACCACGACGAACAAGGGCCGGGCGGTTATGCCTATCGGTACCCGGCTATTCAGTACAAGCGGATTGGCCGTAACCCGCTTTTGGTGTGTGTGGAAGCGGGCGTTGACGAAATTCATCAGCTTTTTCAACGTCCCTCCTGGCAGCTCGACCTGAACGGTCGCCCGCTCACGCTGGCTGTTGCCGATTTACGGTTGCAGCAGTACACTCTGCAAGCCTGGGAGCACTCGTTCCGCTTCGAGCTCCGCGACTGGCTGGCGCTCAACGATGCCAACTATGCCCGCTACCTGCACACTCCCGACGAGCTGGACCGACTCGAACTACTCGAACGCATCCTGACGGGTAACATCCTGAGTATGGCCAAGGGCCTCGGCTGGCACATCGACCGGCCGGTAAAAGTCCGAATTCACGACTGTTCGCCCATCCGGTGGCTGTACTACAAAGGGCAGCGGCTGGCGGGTTTTGATCTGGAGTTCTCCACTAACGTTTTCCTACCCGACTGGATTGGGCTGGGCAAAGGCGTGAGTTTGGGGTTTGGGGTGGTAAGAGGGAGGAGAAGGGAAGAAAGGAGGAAGGAAGAGAGGGATAATGCAACAACGCAATATGACGACGAATACTAAACCCACCGACACCCGCGATTTGGTTTATCTGGCGGGGCTGCTGCATGATGAGCGAGTTGTTAAACAGGTTAGCCAATACAGAACCATGTTGGCCGAAGTGGGTATTACAATCGGCGATGGTGAGGTAATTATATGTGCTGATTCCAATGAGCAGGGAGAGTATTGCAAGCTGATTGACTTTGCCCGCCGGTTGGCTTTGCAAATTGATCAGCTTGCCGAGAAAGATACGCGCGATAAGCCGTTGGCCAGCATCCTTTCATCCGTGCAGATAACGCACATTGTAGGAGATAACGAAGTACTTAAGAAAGCCAAGCAAGTACGTTTGTTTAGCCCGCAAAAGCTGACGCTGGATGACCACATGCTGGATGAACCCGCTGTTAGTGAAGCGTTGGAAAGAGCTTACTCAACGCTGTGGGCAGAGTTTGGACAGGAGGTTCGTAAACTCCCTACGGGTAACTTCAACGCCTTTGTCGAGTCCTTGTTTCAGTTGCTTAGGCAATATACGTGGTGCATACCGGTTTCGGAGAACAGGCAGGATATAAGCCTGTTTCATCACCTGAAGACAACGGCGGCTCTGGCTCATTGCCTGTACAAAGCCACACCAGGCGAACCCTATCGTTTTCAGGAAGCAGTCTTTTCGGCGGGAATGCCGTTGCAGTTAGCCTGTGTTGACTTGTCGGGTATCCAGACATTCATCTATAACATTGCCTCAAAGTACGCAGCCCGTAGTTTGCGGGGGCGGTCGTACTCGC
It includes:
- a CDS encoding methionine aminotransferase, with the protein product MLANGPLPTLPDKLPNVGTTIFTVMSALATQTGALNLSQGFPSFPADPALLALVTEAMAQNHNQYAPMPGVPDLREAIATKVQADYGVAYHPADEITVTSGATEALSVAISTVVQANGAGGGPDEVIVFEPAYDSYVPAIELNGGVPVYVSLAPPHYAIDWDAVRAKITPRTRLIMVNTPHNPTGRVWTRDDVDQLAAIVEAHNLLVISDEVYEHIVFDRQVGAGRQHHSLMTHPILRERTFVCGSFGKTFHVTGWKIGYCLAPKALTAAFRKIHQFVTFSVPTPMQYALARYLQQPEHYQSLSAFYERKRDTFLDAIAGSPFRYIPTEGTFFQTLAYGHLTDEPDTELAIRLTHEIGVASIPLSVFYHDRRDYRMLRFCFAKDDAMLREAGSRLKAWSNSLV
- a CDS encoding CRISPR-associated endonuclease Cas6; this translates as MKRIRYLTIRFDASIDRNELSAFRGAIATAVGPDYTLFHNHDEQGPGGYAYRYPAIQYKRIGRNPLLVCVEAGVDEIHQLFQRPSWQLDLNGRPLTLAVADLRLQQYTLQAWEHSFRFELRDWLALNDANYARYLHTPDELDRLELLERILTGNILSMAKGLGWHIDRPVKVRIHDCSPIRWLYYKGQRLAGFDLEFSTNVFLPDWIGLGKGVSLGFGVVRGRRREERRKEERDNATTQYDDEY